The genomic region TAATGTCCAAAATGGGTATATCTCTTATATCCTCTTACCACCTTGGACAAAACTTTGACATTATTGGACTGTCCCAAGAAGTTATTGACGAATTCTTCCCGAACATGCTCTCACCTACAGGTGGAATGACATTAAAAGACATTGAAAAAGAGATAAACAGAAGGATAGAAATTGCTGAAAAACTTGATGAAATTCCTGAAAGCGGCGAGCTTTACTACCGCCCGGGAAAGGAAAAGCACGGATTTTCAGTTCAGGTCGTAAGAGCCATCTTAAAATCCTCAAAGACGGGAAAATTTGAAGATTACGAGAAGATTTATGACTACTACAGGGAAAACCCTGTCTATATAAGAGACCTTCTAAAAATAGAATCGGACAAAAAACCCATACCATTAGAAGAGGTAGAACCTGCTGAAGAGATAATGAAACAGCTCATGGTTCCCGGAATGTCTATCGGCGCACTTTCAAAAGAGGCACACGAGGTCATAGCCGAAGCGATGAACAGAATAAATTCAAAAAGCTGCAGCGGCGAAGGCGGTGAGGACCCGGAAAGATACGGAACAATTAAAAATAGTAAAATAAAGCAAGTGGCATCAGGAAGATTTGGTGTTACACCAGCCTATCTGGCATCGGCCGAAGAAATTGAAATAAAAATAGCCCAGGGGGCAAAACCGGGAGAAGGTGGACACCTTCCCGGTAAAAAAGTTACTCCTTACATTGCATCCTTGAGATTCTCTGTTCCCGGCGTTACGCTTATATCACCACCGCCTCACCATGATATCTACTCCATCGAAGACCTTGCACAGCTTATATACGACCTGAAACTTGCAAACCCAAAGGCTAAAATAGCCGTCAAGCTTGTTGCTGAATCTGGCGTTGGCACCGTTGCTGCCGGCGTGGCAAAGGCAAAAGCGGATGTTATTCAGATATCAGGATGTGACGGAGGAACCGGCGCATCACCGATAACCTCTATAAAAGGTGCTGGACTTCCATGGGAAATAGGCCTTCCTGAAACACACAGGACCCTTATGGAAAACGGTCTGAGAGAAAATGTTGTTTTAAGAGTTGACGGTGGAATAAAAACGGGTAGAGATGTGATCATAGCGGCACTGCTCGGTGCTGAAGAGTTTGGTATAGGAACAGCAGCCATGATAGCAGAAGGCTGCGTAATGGATAGAGAGTGTCACACAAACAGATGTCCCGTTGGTATAGCAACACAGGATGAAGCACTGAGAAAAAGGTTCAGAGGAAAGGTAGAAGCTGTCATAAATTACTTCCGCCTCGTCGCCGAAGACGTAAGAAGATTTTTAGCTCAGATGGGATACAGAAGCCTAAAAGAGATAATCGGCAGAAGTAACCTTTTAAAACCTGACAGTGAAAAAATTGAAAAATTTACAAAAGCTTCTGACCTTCACCTTGAATACATTCTCGAACCGGCACTTCCCTTTATCAGAGAATCAATCCCCTATAACCCTGTTCAGTCACCTTTAAACGATAGAATTGTACAGGATGCAGAGCCTTACATAGAACACGGTGAGCCCTTCACAGGCAGATACCTGATCAAAAACACAGATAGAGGCATTGGCATTCCCCTCTCCAATCTTCTTATAAAGAAATTTGGAAAAGAAATTCCTAAAAACATAGTCAGGCTCTATTTTGAAGGAACTGCAGGGCAGAGTTTCGGAGCGTTCTTATCAACAGGCATAACGCTCTTTCTCAAAGGTGTAGCCAACGACTATGCAGGAAAGGGACTTGGAGGAGGCCTCATCGTAATAACATTTCCGGAAAACTTTAAAGGGAATCCTTCAAAAAATGTAATTGCAGGCAACACGTTGCTTTATGGTGCTACGGGTGGAGCGTTGTTTGCCGCCGGCAGAGTAGGTGAACGATTTGCCGTTAGAAACAGCGGTGCAGTTGCCGTCGTTGAAGGAGCAGGGCAACACGCCTGCGAATATATGGTAAGAGGTGTTGTTGCCGTACTTGGCGAAGTTGGAATGAACTTCGGAGCAGGAATGACAGGCGGCGTTGCCTATGTTCTTGATGAAGAGATAGAGAAAAAGATAAATGAAAACTACGTAACGGTAAAAGAATTATCAAGAAAAGATGCAGACTTTCTAAAAGTGCTACTTAATAAACACTACAGATTTACAAAGAGCGAAAGAGCCGCCGAAATCCTTGAAAATAACTTTATGTTTGAACGCATCAGGAAAATTGTTCCCATAGGGGCGAAGGAAGTTGAGCTTGTAACAATAGGAACAACAGGACTGCCGGATTAACAAATTGTTATAATTTCAAATGGCGTATAGTATAATAGCGCAAACTTTCAGGCTGAAACAGGAGGTTAAAAGTGGCATCCATAGACGTAAACCAGATATCAAAAGGTATGAAGCTGGAAATAAATGGCGACCCTTACGAAATAGTTGACTACCAGCACGTTAAACCAGGAAAAGGGCAGGCTTTTGCAAGAATAAAGCTAAAAAATCTCAGAACGGGGAACGTGGTTGAGAAAACTTACAAGGTTGGTGAAAAGCTTGAAGTAGCTGACTTTGAAGAGAAGGAAATGGAATACCTGTACAACGATGGAACATTCTACTATTTTATGGATACAAGAACATATGAGCAGATTCCGGTACCGGCAGAAAACTTAGGTGAAAAAGCAAAATTCCTTAAGGAAAATGATACCGTCCAGGTTCAATTCTACAAAGGAGAACCCCTATCTGTAAAACTTCCCAAAACGGTAATCCTCCAGGTTACAGAAACAGAACCAGGATTTAAAGGAGATACGGTAAATAACGTTCTCAAACCTGCTACTCTTGAAACAGGCGCAGTTGTTCAGGTTCCAACGTTCATAAACGTTGGAGAGTACGTGAAGATTGACACCGAAACAGGTAAGTACCTTGAGAGAGTTAACAAGTAATTTCGGAGGCTATTGTGATAGAAAAAATTGAAAATCTTTTAAAATCTCTTGAAAACAGCAGCATAGAAGAAGTTGAAATAGAGCTTGAAGGTCTCAAGGTAAAAGCCCGCTATTGCCGTCAAAAGACTTCTCCACCTGTAACGGTTGAAAGAGTTGTAGAAACAACAGTAGCATCGGCGCCAGCGGAACCCGCAAAGCCAGTAGCTGAAACACCGGAACCAGCAGAAAACATTCACATTGTTCGCTCACCAATTGTTGGAACATTCTATAGAGCACCTTCTCCAGGTGCCGAACCGTTTGTAAAAGAAGGGGATTTTGTTGAAAAGGGACAGACCCTTTGCATAATCGAAGCTCTAAAAGTTATGAACGAAATAGAATCCGACATATCAGGAAGAGTAGTAAAGATACTTGTAGAAAACGGACAACCTGTTGAATTTGACCAACCGCTCTTCTACATAGAGAAAGTGTAAACCGGAGTAGTCTATGTTTAAAAAAATCCTGATAGCAAATAGAGGTGAAATAGCCGTTAGAATAATAAGAACCTGCCGCGAGCTTGGAATAAAAACGGTAGCTGTCTATTCAACCGCTGATAAAGACTCTCTACCTGTATTCCTTGCTGATGAAGCCATCTGTATAGGAAGTGAACGCCCTGCGGCAAGCTACCTTAATATTCCAGCCATCATATCGGCAGCCGAAGTTTCAGGTGCTGACGCCATTCATCCAGGCTACGGTTTCCTGTCTGAAAACCCCGGATTTGCAGAGGTGTGCAGAGCCTGCGGCGTTGAATTTATAGGACCATCTTCTGAAACGATGATAACGATGGGAGACAAAGCACAGGCAAGAGCAATAGCCCGGAAAGCTGGAATTCCAGTAGTTCCCGGCAGTGAAGCGACAAAGGACCCTGCAAAGATTCTTGAATTTGCAAAAAAGATAGGGTTTCCCGTTCTCATTAAAGCTGCCCACGGTGGTGGCGGCAGAGGTATGCGCGTCGTAGAATCAGAAGAAGGTGCAGAAGAAATAATCAGAACGGCAATGGCAGAAGCAGAAGCTGCTTTTGGCAACGGAGAAGTTTACGTAGAAAAGCTAATTTTACACCCAAGACACATAGAAATACAGATCATAGCAGACAGGCATGGAAATATAACTGTTTTCGGTGAAAGAGAATGTTCCCTTCAAAGGAGACATCAAAAGGTGCTTGAAGAATCCCCTTCACCTTTTGTAGATGAAACTTTAAGGAAGAAACTTTATGAAGCTGCAAGAAAACTTGCGTTAGCAATTAAATATGAAGGTGCAGGAACCGTAGAATTTTTAGTTGATAAAGATAAAAACTTTTACTTTATAGAAATGAATACAAGAATTCAGGTCGAACATCCAGTATCTGAAATGGTAACAGGAAAAGACCTTATAGCTCTTCAAATAAAAGCTGCTGAAGGCGAAAAACTTGAAATGGCAGATCCAAAATTAAACGGTCACGCAATTGAATTCAGGATCAATGCCGAAGATTACAAGAGGAATTTCAGACCATCTCCAGGAAAAATAGAGAAACTGCTTTTACCTGGAGGATTTGGTGTAAGGGTCGATACACACGTTTATGAAGGCTATTCAATACCGCCTTACTACGATTCTCTCATAGCCAAGCTAATCGTTCACGGTGAAACAAGAGAAGAAACAATAATTCGTGGAAAGAGAGCTCTATCAGAATTTTTTATAGAAGGAAATCTTAAAACGACCATCCCGTTTCACCTTAAGCTGGTGGAAGATGAAGATTTCGTTAAAGGAAACCTTGACACAAAGATATTAGAAGATAAAATTTTAGGTAGGATAGTTTCTAATTAAGTAAGTAAGAAATATAAGTTATTTGTAATCATTTCAGAAGGGTATTTAGTTGGATAGTGTGCTACATGGCCGTTTTTATCTTCTTTTTTTCTATTTTTTAAATCCAAATACTATTCAGGAGGTGTAATGTCCGCCGCTGCCAAACATGAAATGGTAAAAAACTGGATTCGACAGTACTTGAAAGAATTCGGCGAATATAACGGAACATTCGAGGAGCTTGCCAACTTAACAAAAACAAGTGCCTATCTTGTTAAAAAAGCCATAAATGAACTTGAAGAAGAAGATTTCTTAACGGCAGAATCCAAAAGAGGCAAGGGTTTAACACTCAAGCTGAATGAAAAAGAGCCTATAAAGGAGACAATTTCCGAAACGGCAGAGAAAATTGCCGAAGAAGAAAAAGAAACAAAAGAAACAGGAGAAACAAAAACAGAAAAGAAAAAGAGAAAAACGTCCCTTCAGGACGAAGTGCTTTCATCTCTCCTTGGAAAAGACATAACTGTCTTTCTGATAAGCGGAACAAGGTTAGAAGGCCAGCTTCTTGACTTTGATAACTTCACCCTCTCTATGACGGCACCAAAAGGCAGATCATTAGTTTACAAACACGCAATAGCAACGATAATATACGGATGAACAGGATGAGAAGACACAAAACTCTTGAAGAACTGCAACTTGAGCTCATAGAAATGCTTGAAGAAAAAGGTGAATTCAGAGGCTCTGTTTCAGAATTTATGAAGCTGTTAGATGTAAAGCAGGAGGTGGTAATTCCTCTCCTGAACAGCTTAAAGGCCTCCGGTGACATAAACTACGAGGTTAATGGTGAAGATATCATAATCAGACCTGCCTCTTTTGCAACCGTACCGCAAATACTTACAGAAGAGCAAGAAAAAGAGATAAACGAAAAACTCAAAGAAGGATACAGGTTAGTTGCATCGTCACTCCTTGGAGGCGTTCAGAGTAGAACACTGAGGAATCTCATTAATAAAAGGGTTATTGTATTCTTTAGAAACGGCTCAAAAGTTGAAGGTAAACTCAAAGGATTTGATAGGTATGTCCTCAGAATCAACTCATTCATGGGGAAAATGTTAGTCTATAAGCACGCCATAACAACAATAATATATAAGCCGTAGAGGCTCAAAACCTCTACGGCCAACTTAATTATCTGCTACCTACCTTCATATTGTGGCAGGTCATACAATCCATCTTTGTCTTGTAAATACCAGGAGCACTCACGGGTTTAAAGGTTCCATTATGGTAAGCGTTAAGAAGTTCTACGGTCTTTTTCGCAACATCGGCGGTTAGCCTTGCACACCTTTCAGACCTTGCCTTGCTGTCATAGGCAAAACCTGTCTTCTCTATCCACTTCATAACGGAAACGTGACAGAGAGGTGATGTTGCAATACTTGCCGCAAAAGCCCCTTTATATTTGGCAGGATGCTTCGGATAATAGATTGGAAGCGGTGTTTCTTCATACCATCTGTAAAGAGCGTCAATCACCTTCTTCCAGCCTTTACAAGAGATAGAGATAATGGCGGCAGCACCGTTTAAAGTACCACAAATGGTTCCCCAGCCGTTTATACCACCTTTCCCGTATTCAAATAGTTCTCCCGGAATACCAAGATAAGGACCACCTACGCTCTCTTTAAGCGTATCAAGAATTGATGCAAAAACACCATAGGCGCAGTGGCCTTTTAAATAATATCTGTAGGCTTTCTCAGCTATCATATCAGGATCTATAGGCTTATAAGGATAAGGTGGTTCCATCTTTTTAGAACCTGCAACTGCGGCAGCGCCTGAAAGGCCGCCAACAACAAGACCGGCAGTTCCAATAAGGCTTTTTACGATGAATTCTCTTCTTTTGTTACCCATAATTCCCTCCCTTATTTTATCTTATTTTCTTTTATTATAGTACTTTTTACCGCAGAAAGAATAACCGCTCGGTTTAATATTTTTAAAATTGCTCCATTAACTACTGCAAAAGATTATTTAATAGAAACGATAATTAAGTAAACCGGCGAAAAAGAAAATAAATTTAATATTTTAAATTCCGCAATAATTTTATTTTTTTCACTTTTGAAGCTTTACGTCAAAATAATCCCTCAATCCATCACCCAAAAGGTTAAAGGCAACTATAACCAGAAATATCGCAACCCCGGGAGCAAGGAGCCAGGGAAAAGTGGTAAGCTTAGTAACGTTTTGAGCTTCGGCAAGCATATTTCCCCAGGAAGGATAGGGTTCCTGAACACCAAGACCTATCAAACTCAATGCAGACTCCCCGAGAATGTATCCTGGAATAGATAGAGTTGCAGCAACAACAATATAAGAAAGAGTATTTGGAATTACGTGTTTCCTCACAATGTAAAAACTGCTTCCTCCCATCACCTTAGCCGCCTTCACAAAATCGTTTTCCCTTATAGAGAGAGCCATACCTCTAACAACACGGGCAAGCCCCGTCCAGCCAAGGAGCGAAAGAATAGCCACAATAATGAAAAAGACAGCAATACTCGGCATATCAACGGGAAACATGGAACGCAGTGCAAGTAAAAGATAAAAAGAAGGAAAAACCATCAAAAGTTCAACTATCCTCATCGTGACAGTATCAACTATACCGCCGTAATAACCAGCTATTGAACCTATTACAAGTCCAAGAGAAAAAGAGATGGCAACACCTATTAAACCTATGGTCAAGGAAATCCTCGTTCCGTAAATGAGCCTTGAAAAAATATCTCTACCGACACGGTCAGTTCCTAAAAGGAAAATCTTTCCAGGTGCCTTTACCCCAAATAGATGAAGATCTGTCTTTATAAAACCAAATATGTAGTGAGGTTCCCCTCTGACGAAAAATTCAACAGGATAGGTCTCGTTCCAGCAGGTAGTATAGACTTTAAAAACGGGATCTACTAATTTATGACCATAGACAAAGGGTCTTAAATGAAAATGACCTTCTCTGTCAAAAAAGTGAATAGGTGTTGGAGGCTGGTAAGGATTGTGTCTAAACTGAATATCGTAGGGATACGGCGCAATAAAATCTGCAAAAATGGCAATGAAATAGAGAAAAATGAGAAAAACAAAGGCAACAAAACCCGGTTTATGCTTTCTATAAAGTCCTTCTAAAAACTTCCTCACCTTCTACCCTCTACTTCCCTTTCCCGTATCCTCGGATCGTTAAGTGCAAGTAAAACATCAGCAATAAGATTTCCCACAACGAGCATTATGCCTCCTATGTAGAGCGCCCCCATAACTACAAAAAGATCCTGAGACATAACCGCTTCAAACATCAATCTTCCCATTCCCGGCCATGCGGTGATTATCTCAATCAGGGCAGCACCTGAAAGGAGGCCTGCTATGTCAAAACCTATCAGCGTTATAAACGGATTCATTGCATTTTTTAGAACGTGTTTAAAGAGAATAACTCTGTATGGAAGACCCTTCGCAACGGCAAGTTTAACATAATCTTTCTCAAGTTCATCAATCACGGTTCCCCTCACCAAACGAACAAGACCCGAAATACTACCGACAACCATTGCCGTAAGGGGAATCACCATATGCTTCAATCTATCAAGTATCTTTCCTGCTAAACTGAGCTTATCGTAATTTTGAGAAACAACACCGCCAATAGGAAGAAGCCCTGTCTTAGCAGCGAAAAACATTAGAAGAAACGCAACAAAGAAACTTGGAATTGAGAGTCCTACAAGAGAAATCGAAGTTATAATTCTGTCCAAAATTTTGTTCCTGTAAAAAGCAGCAATTATTCCAAGGGGTACAGCAAGCATCCAGGTAACAAAAAAGGCCGTAACTGTAAGAGACAGGGTGTTACCAATTCTACCGGCAATGAGAGAAATAACAGGTCTGTGGTACGCAAAAGAGTACCCAAGATTAAAGTGAATGGCGTTCCACAGCCAGAAGAAGTACTGTTTAATAACAGGCTGATCAAGACCGTAGCTTTTTCTAAGAGCCTCAATAGTCTCTTTTGAAATGGAAGGATTCATCTTCAAAGAGGTTAAAAAATCACCAGGGGCAAGTTTAATAATGAGAAAAGAAACAAAAGTCATTCCAAGGATAAGAGGTATCAGGTGAAGAAGCCTCTTTAAAATGTATTTAACCATCCTTAAACCTTAAGAAGGGGCAAAAGCCCCGAAAGTTACTTTCTAACGTATTCTGTTACTACCTGATTGCCACACTGAAAGACTCTCTTAATTTCATACTTTTTAACAAGCTCAAGCTTTTTAAAACCTTCACCGGAAACAAGGGAAGGAACGTTATCACCGCCTACAACAACAGGAAGGTGAATAAGCCTTATCTCATCAACAAGATCATTTTTAATAAGTTCCCAGTTAACCTTTGAACCACCTTCAACCATCAACTTTTTAATACCGTGTCTGTAAAGTTCTGGCAGAAGTGCCACAAAATCAACTTTATCTTTTCCTGCAACTATCACATCAGCACCTTTAGCCTTAATAGCCTCTACCCTATCTTTAGGTGCCCTCTCACTTACAGCAATGATTGTAGGTGCCTTCTCAACGTTTAAAACGTTTGAATCAAGCGGGATATCAGCAGTTGAAGCGGGAATAATCCTCGTGGGATTCTCACCTTCCACATACCTTACCGTAAGGTTTGGATTGTCTATTCTAACGGTATTGGAACCAACCATAATACCATCACATTCTGCTCTTATCTCGTGAAGGTATCTATTTGCCTCTTCGTCCATCAACTTCATTATCTCTTTACTTGAAACGCCCTCATCAAGGGTTAACTTTCCATCAATAGTAACTTCAGAAACTATCATAACGTAAGGTCTTTCCATAATTTACTCCTCGTACTCTCTTCCGTAGTGTTTGTAAAGGTAAAGAATCCTCTGCATAAGTGACATAAAGCTCATAACACCAATAAACTCAATCCCGTACTTTAAAACAGCGTGGTTAAACGGATAAAGGATGGAAGCGATAAAGAGTGTTATAAACGTTTCCGGTCTCCCAAAAAATCCTGTGCTCTCAAGGGGATCTTTTATCTTCCCTGTCTCCCTCACCTGATACCCGATCTCCGAATAAACAACAGGTTTAATAAACGTGTGGAGCATTGATACAACAACCACAAACAGGGCTATCCAGTTGCCTGCGTACTTTAAAGCAACGCTGCCAAGTACAAATCCATCAACCCACTTATCTGCAATCCAGTCAAAAACGGCACCAAACTTTGTTGCCTTCCTGTTGTTAACGGCAACGTAACCGTCACACAGGTCAAGAATACCTGAACAGAAAAGCAGAAAAGCACCAATAACAGGATGGCCCTTATAATAGACAAAAGCGGCTATCGTTCCCAATATCAGCGCTGCAAGCGTAATAACATTGGGATGAACATTTGCCTTCGCAAAGGCATACCCAAACGGCGAGTACAGTTTCTTCAACACATCTCTTTTGCTTGTTATATTCATTATTTACTGCCTCTTTTTACGGTTTTCCTACACCTTCATACTTTTCTGTGTATCTTCTTACTATGGAAGGTTCCCATAGGTTCCTTCCATCAATTATAACCTTATTCCTGAACCTTTCAAAATCAACGTCTTTAAACTCTAACCACTCTGTTACAAGCAACAGAGCATCAGCATCATCAAGTGCTTCATATTTATCCTCTACAAATATAAGCTTTTCAGGATATTTTTGTAGTTCCTCTTTAAAAACTTTTTTAGCGTTTTCGATAGCAACAGGGTCGTAAGCCTTAACTGTGGCACCTTCTGACAGAATCTTTCTGATAATTGGAATTGATGGCGCTTCCCTCATATCGTCGGTGTCCGGCTTAAAGGCAAGCCCCCAAACTGCAACAGTTAAAGCTGAAAGAGAAGGATAGTACTTTTTAAGCTTCTCTACAGGTATTAGCTTCTGTCTCTCATTTACATCAAGAGTAGCCTCAAGAAGTTCAGGTTCAACATCAAGTTGCTTGGCAGTATAAACAAGAGCCTTAACATCTTTTGGAAAACAACTGCCGCCAAAACCACAACCGGCATTTAAAAAGTGTGGACTAATTCTGTGGTCAAGTCCCATACCCCTTGCAACAACAGTAACGTCAGCCCCGGCTCTTTCACAAATGTTGGCTATCTCATTGATAAAAGATATCTTCGTAGCTAAAAATGAGTTTGAAGCGTACTTAATCATTTCAGCAGTCGGAAGGTCTGTAATAATCATTGCAGGCTGAAGCTTTTCATAAAGAGATGCCACCATGCCGGCGTAATCTCTGTTATCGGCACCAACAACGACCCTGTC from Desulfurobacterium sp. TC5-1 harbors:
- a CDS encoding UDP-glucose/GDP-mannose dehydrogenase family protein, yielding MSKRIAVIGTGYVGLVSGACFAYLGHKVIGLDIDPYKIERLKKGEVPIYEPGLDKILRQAIDNGNIEFTTDYAYAVKNSDFIFIAVGTPSREDGSADLSYVESAYRSIVEQIEQDDFKIIVNKSTVPVGTGRWAKKFIADLLREKGIEEPEKRFEVVSNPEFLREGKAVEDFMKPDRVVVGADNRDYAGMVASLYEKLQPAMIITDLPTAEMIKYASNSFLATKISFINEIANICERAGADVTVVARGMGLDHRISPHFLNAGCGFGGSCFPKDVKALVYTAKQLDVEPELLEATLDVNERQKLIPVEKLKKYYPSLSALTVAVWGLAFKPDTDDMREAPSIPIIRKILSEGATVKAYDPVAIENAKKVFKEELQKYPEKLIFVEDKYEALDDADALLLVTEWLEFKDVDFERFRNKVIIDGRNLWEPSIVRRYTEKYEGVGKP